A single Lolium perenne isolate Kyuss_39 chromosome 6, Kyuss_2.0, whole genome shotgun sequence DNA region contains:
- the LOC127321070 gene encoding uncharacterized protein, translating to MRLGSIPPLSLLALLLSVALQSDANAFASPTDNIVKQLSSVVKWPRGSASPNSPKQSPHSQYDGNVAVQFESGYFVETLVEGDLLGVTPHTIRVSPIEGGELLAVDSAHSNIVRITPPLSEYSRGRLVAGSFQGHAGHIDGKPIDARFKRPTGVAVDDTGNVYIADTANLAIRKIGESGVTTIAGGKSNIPGYRDGPSEDAKFSTDFDVVYVKKMCSLLVIDRGNAALRKIALPQEDCTYQDAALLSSDIILVIGAVVAGYVFSVVQHGFGPSSSEKMEAPEDGKQESSTIGKPPLVVESLKEEPSAGWPSFGTLVADLLKLSVEGVGSLLLNIVPLRLQHMKRKTGLTPLKDRLVMPEDGEQAPAAQKLSNTPMRPETLHAPNADGETAAKGQKIVKPSKFRDSTLSSKHRSTKRQEYAEFYGSAETPQASAKVPKDRLRHRSSHREKSSEVGYGTGRPEPRAAEVKPAEYSDPKYEQYNMRSKYGADSGGFRY from the exons ATGAGGTTGGGATCCATCCCGCCGCTCTCCCTCCTCGCGCTCCTCCTCTCCGTCGCCCTCCAGTCCGACGCCAATGCGTTCGCATCCCCCACTG ATAACATCGTGAAGCAGCTCTCCTCCGTGGTCAAGTGGCCGCGGGGCTCTGCTTCCCCCAACTCGCCCAAGCAGTCCCCACACTCCCAGTATG ATGGGAACGTGGCAGTGCAATTTGAGAGTGGCTACTTTGTAGAGACGCTTGTTGAAGGAGATCTGCTTGGCGTCACGCCGCACACCATTAGAGTATCCCCAATCGAAGGGGGAGAGCTCCTTGCAGTTGACTCGGCACATAGTAACATTGTGCGAATAACCCCACCGCTGTCAGAAT ATAGTAGGGGAAGATTGGTTGCTGGTTCTTTCCAGGGCCATGCAGGTCATatagatggtaaaccgattgatgCAAGATTCAAGCGCCCCACAGGTGTTGCTGTCGATGATACAGGGAACGTCTATATTGCAGATACAGCAAACTTGGCAATCCGAAAGATTGGGGAGTCAG GAGTAACCACTATTGCTGGGGGAAAATCCAATATCCCAGGTTATAGGGATGGCCCCAGTGAAGATGCAAAGTTCTCCACTGATTTTGACGTTGTATATGTGAAGAAAATGTGCTCATTATTGGTCATTGACCGTGGAAATGCGGCCCTTCGAAAAATTGCCCTTCCACAAGAAGACTGTACTTACCAAGATGCTGCACTTCTGTCTTCAG ATATCATACTGGTTATTGGTGCCGTTGTGGCTGGATATGTATTTTCTGTGGTACAACATGGATTTGGCCCGTCAAGTTCAGAAAAG ATGGAAGCACCTGAAGATGGGAAACAAGAGAGCAGCACCATTGGAAAGCCACCATTGGTTGTGGAGAGCCTCAAAGAGGAACCGAGCGCTGGATGGCCGTCTTTTGGGACACTCGTTGCTGACCTACTGAAGCTTTCCGTGGAAGGAGTGGGGAGTCTCCTCCTCAACATCGTCCCGCTACGCCTGCAACACATGAAGAGAAAAACAGGCCTCACTCCTCTCAAAGACAGGCTCGTGATGCCTGAGGACGGAGAGCAGGCACCAGCAGCCCAGAAGCTAAGCAACACCCCGATGAGGCCCGAGACGCTCCATGCTCCTAACGCCGATGGCGAGACCGCGGCGAAGGGTCAGAAGATCGTCAAACCATCCAAGTTCAGGGACTCTACTCTGTCGAGTAAGCACCGGTCTACCAAGAGGCAGGAGTACGCCGAGTTCTACGGCTCGGCGGAGACGCCTCAAGCGAGCGCGAAGGTTCCTAAAGACCGGCTCCGCCACCGCAGCAGCCACCGGGAGAAGAGCAGCGAGGTGGGCTATGGCACCGGGCGTCCAGAGCCGAGGGCTGCTGAGGTGAAACCGGCGGAGTACAGTGACCCGAAGTATGAGCAGTACAACATGAGGAGCAAGTATGGTGCTGACAGCGGCGGATTCAGGTACTGA